Proteins encoded in a region of the Mycobacterium branderi genome:
- a CDS encoding type II toxin-antitoxin system VapB family antitoxin has product MRTNIEIDDDVLREAQRLLGTRTKRETVNLALRELVARHRQIGILDLRGKVHWEGDLGQSRRGRP; this is encoded by the coding sequence ATGCGCACGAACATCGAGATCGACGACGACGTCTTGCGCGAGGCCCAGCGCCTGCTCGGGACGCGGACCAAGCGCGAGACGGTCAACCTTGCGCTGCGTGAACTCGTCGCCCGTCACCGCCAAATCGGTATTCTTGACCTGCGCGGGAAGGTGCACTGGGAGGGTGACCTCGGCCAGAGTCGTCGCGGCCGGCCGTGA